In Xylanibacter ruminicola 23, a single genomic region encodes these proteins:
- a CDS encoding DUF5686 family protein: MRYDQLFTKTLLTAILTSMVMSVSASNKRDSLNILNRIYNYQQANTAAIDSLEDQVYAKFRYHVDKRNAILWLIPSMYVMAKDERDYIRESYSKVLFTNAHDYDITNQLLSGTIRHNRKALPTLLDYMTPNIYDIDLYNGHMLSPFNKCNRRYYRFTQKLQHDGTTRLEFRPKIYNTQLLNGYAIVDTNTGRIIRTLLNGEYDMLTFRTEITQGEEGGRSIMPAKCTTAATFRFMGNRISALFDANYNCNKTLPDSVERMDSRELMDEVRPTPLTETDKHIYEAYDQKNRQDSMVQDTLPKKQRLWKKIFWDTIGENLVTPIKAESEEANFSMSPIINPMYVSYSHARGVRYKMRFRSQYNFSAHRYLTLNPTFGYTFKEHQFYFTAPLRMTYNPKRNGYTEVIFGNGNRISTSTVMDVINAAHQDTINFDNTDMDKFKDQHFSIINNIMVFDWLDIETGFIYHRRSAVNKELMKCYDMPTEYRSFAPSIGLKFSPWLNRGPVLSVDYERGVKGVNKSDLEYERWEFDAQWKKKIPGLRLLNMRAGAGFYTNKKDNLFVDFANFRDENLPEGWDDDWSGNFQLLRSRVYNQSDYYLRGNVSYESPMLVATWIPYLGKYIEKERFYLSGVLLQDSRPYYELGYGFTNRYISVGAFASFRNTHFDRIGVEVEFELFRRW; encoded by the coding sequence TTGAGATACGATCAACTATTCACCAAAACACTACTGACCGCCATACTTACAAGTATGGTCATGAGTGTATCAGCGAGCAACAAACGTGACTCGCTGAATATCTTGAATCGTATCTACAATTACCAGCAGGCCAACACAGCAGCCATCGACAGTCTTGAGGATCAGGTGTATGCCAAATTCCGATATCATGTAGATAAGCGCAATGCCATACTGTGGCTCATCCCATCGATGTATGTGATGGCTAAGGACGAGAGGGATTATATACGCGAGTCGTACAGCAAGGTATTGTTTACGAATGCGCACGATTACGACATCACCAACCAGTTGCTGTCAGGCACCATCCGTCATAACCGCAAGGCACTCCCTACCCTGCTCGACTACATGACGCCCAACATCTACGATATCGACTTATACAATGGGCACATGCTCTCGCCCTTCAACAAATGCAACCGCAGGTATTACCGTTTTACCCAGAAGCTGCAGCACGACGGCACCACACGTCTGGAGTTCCGTCCGAAGATATACAACACGCAGTTACTGAATGGTTATGCCATCGTTGACACCAACACCGGGCGCATTATCCGTACACTGCTGAATGGCGAGTATGATATGCTCACCTTCCGCACAGAGATTACGCAGGGCGAGGAAGGCGGGCGATCTATCATGCCAGCCAAATGCACTACAGCGGCTACGTTCCGATTCATGGGCAACAGGATTTCTGCTCTGTTCGATGCCAACTATAACTGTAACAAGACGCTACCCGATTCTGTAGAAAGGATGGATAGCAGGGAACTGATGGATGAGGTTCGTCCCACACCGCTTACAGAAACCGATAAGCATATATACGAGGCCTACGACCAGAAAAACCGTCAGGACTCGATGGTGCAAGACACGCTGCCCAAGAAACAGCGACTTTGGAAGAAGATTTTCTGGGACACCATTGGCGAGAACCTAGTTACACCTATCAAGGCCGAATCGGAGGAAGCCAACTTCAGCATGTCGCCTATCATCAACCCGATGTATGTAAGTTACAGTCATGCCCGTGGTGTGCGTTATAAGATGCGCTTCCGCTCGCAGTACAACTTCTCGGCGCATCGTTATCTAACACTCAACCCCACGTTTGGTTACACCTTCAAGGAGCACCAGTTCTACTTTACGGCACCACTCCGTATGACGTATAACCCAAAGCGTAACGGATATACCGAGGTGATATTTGGTAATGGCAACCGTATCAGTACATCTACGGTGATGGATGTGATAAACGCTGCCCATCAGGACACCATCAACTTCGACAATACGGATATGGACAAGTTCAAGGACCAGCATTTCAGCATCATCAACAACATCATGGTGTTCGACTGGCTGGATATCGAAACAGGTTTCATATACCATCGCCGTTCGGCTGTTAACAAGGAGTTAATGAAGTGTTACGACATGCCAACAGAGTATCGAAGCTTTGCACCAAGCATCGGTCTGAAGTTCTCGCCTTGGCTGAATCGTGGCCCTGTACTTTCGGTAGATTACGAGCGAGGCGTGAAGGGTGTTAACAAGTCGGATTTGGAATACGAGCGCTGGGAGTTTGATGCCCAATGGAAGAAGAAGATTCCAGGCCTGCGATTGCTCAACATGCGTGCAGGTGCAGGTTTCTATACCAACAAGAAGGACAACCTGTTTGTGGACTTCGCTAACTTCCGCGACGAGAATCTGCCTGAGGGATGGGACGACGACTGGAGTGGTAACTTCCAACTACTGCGCAGTCGTGTGTATAACCAATCCGATTATTATCTGCGTGGCAACGTGTCGTACGAGTCGCCTATGTTGGTGGCTACATGGATTCCCTACCTGGGAAAATATATTGAGAAAGAGCGCTTCTACCTGAGTGGTGTATTACTGCAGGATTCGCGCCCCTATTACGAATTAGGCTATGGCTTTACCAACAGATATATCTCGGTTGGTGCCTTTGCCAGTTTCCGTAACACCCACTTCGACCGTATTGGCGTAGAGGTAGAATTTGAACTATTCAGAAGATGGTAA
- the uvrA gene encoding excinuclease ABC subunit UvrA, translated as MSDSIEIKGARVNNLKNIDVKIPRNQFVVIAGVSGSGKSSLAFDTLYAEGQRRYVESLSSYARQFLGRMNKPECDFIRGIPPAIAIEQKVISRNPRSTVGTSTEIYEYLRLLFARIGHTYSPISGCEVKKHSTEDVIQKMLEFSKGTRFVVMAPIHLREGRSMEQQLKTYQLEGYARIYVNNDFQRIDDYLAAGKFDDENIYLVIDRMSVDDTKDVIARLVDSAETAFYEGHGELRLLFPPTIFYDFSMKFEADGMTFEEPTDQMFSFNSPAGACPECQGFGRIVGIDEKLVIPNTTLSVYDGCVVCWHGEKMKEWLDWFCRHAAKDDFPIFEPYMNLTQKQKDWLWHGLPSDKGKKERPCIDAFFEMVQENQYKIQYRVMLARYRGKTTCPKCHGTRLKPEADYVKIGGRSITDLVQMPVVKVKEWFDRLELDQHDAEIGKRLLTEIKSRLQFLLDVGLGYLTLNRLSNSLSGGESQRINLCTSLGSSLVGSLYILDEPSIGLHSRDTDRLIHVLKELQSLGNTVVVVEHDEDIMRAADHLIDIGPDAGRLGGEVVFDGDAKEVNEASLTKWPKSYTVKYLLHQEEIPVPASRRPWNRFITIKGARMNNLKGIDVKIPLNVMTVVTGVSGSGKSSLIKGILYPAMRRRIGEACDAPGEYLGLDGDVEAIKHIEFVDQNPIGKSTRSNPATYVKAYDAIRDLYAQQPLAKQMGFTPQYFSFNTDGGRCEECKGAGTITVEMQFMADLVLECEACHGHRFKKEILDVNYRGKSVDDVLNMTISEAITFFEEGGENVIVKRLKTLEDVGLGYIKLGQNSSSLSGGENQRVKLAYFIGQEKQEPTLFIFDEPTTGLHFHDIQRLLKAFEALIARGHTILIIEHNMEVIKCADHVIDLGPDGGDKGGNLVIAGTPEQVVACKESLTGKYLKEKLE; from the coding sequence ATGAGTGATTCAATAGAGATAAAAGGGGCACGCGTTAATAACCTTAAGAATATTGACGTTAAAATTCCCCGAAACCAATTTGTTGTGATTGCCGGAGTCAGTGGCTCCGGCAAATCATCTTTGGCCTTCGACACATTGTATGCCGAAGGCCAACGCCGTTATGTAGAGAGTTTGTCGAGCTATGCCCGACAGTTCCTTGGAAGAATGAACAAACCTGAGTGTGATTTCATTCGCGGCATACCGCCTGCCATCGCTATCGAGCAGAAGGTAATATCAAGGAATCCACGAAGCACCGTGGGCACCAGCACAGAAATTTACGAGTATCTACGACTGCTGTTTGCCCGCATAGGTCACACCTATTCGCCCATCAGTGGTTGCGAGGTGAAGAAACACTCTACCGAGGATGTGATACAGAAGATGCTGGAGTTCTCGAAAGGCACCCGATTCGTGGTGATGGCCCCCATCCATCTGCGCGAGGGGCGCTCTATGGAGCAACAGCTTAAGACCTACCAGTTGGAAGGTTATGCCCGCATCTATGTAAACAATGATTTCCAACGAATAGATGATTATCTGGCAGCAGGAAAGTTCGACGACGAGAATATCTATCTGGTTATCGACCGCATGAGCGTAGATGATACCAAGGATGTGATTGCCCGTTTGGTCGACTCTGCCGAGACGGCTTTCTACGAAGGTCATGGCGAGTTGCGCTTGCTATTCCCACCCACCATCTTCTACGATTTCTCGATGAAGTTCGAGGCTGATGGTATGACCTTTGAAGAGCCTACCGACCAGATGTTCTCGTTCAATTCGCCAGCAGGTGCCTGTCCTGAGTGTCAGGGCTTTGGACGTATTGTTGGTATCGACGAGAAGCTAGTCATCCCCAACACCACTCTGTCTGTTTACGATGGCTGTGTGGTTTGCTGGCATGGCGAGAAAATGAAAGAGTGGCTCGACTGGTTCTGTCGCCACGCGGCCAAGGATGATTTCCCCATCTTTGAGCCCTATATGAACCTGACTCAGAAACAGAAGGACTGGCTATGGCACGGACTGCCCTCGGATAAAGGAAAGAAGGAGCGTCCATGTATCGATGCCTTCTTCGAGATGGTCCAGGAGAATCAGTACAAAATACAATACCGTGTGATGCTGGCACGCTATCGTGGCAAGACCACTTGTCCCAAGTGTCATGGCACACGCTTAAAGCCCGAAGCCGACTACGTGAAGATTGGCGGACGCAGCATTACCGACCTGGTACAAATGCCTGTGGTAAAGGTAAAGGAGTGGTTTGATCGCTTGGAGCTCGACCAGCACGATGCCGAGATTGGTAAGCGTCTGCTAACAGAAATCAAAAGCCGCCTACAGTTCCTGCTCGATGTGGGTCTGGGTTATCTTACCCTCAACCGACTGTCGAACTCGCTCTCGGGTGGTGAGAGTCAACGTATCAACCTGTGTACATCGCTGGGTAGTTCGCTGGTTGGCTCGTTGTATATCCTCGATGAGCCTAGTATCGGCTTGCACTCAAGAGATACCGACCGCTTGATTCACGTGCTGAAGGAGCTGCAATCGTTAGGCAATACGGTGGTTGTAGTAGAGCACGACGAAGATATCATGCGTGCTGCCGACCACCTGATAGATATTGGTCCTGATGCAGGACGCCTGGGTGGTGAGGTAGTGTTTGACGGCGATGCCAAGGAGGTAAACGAAGCATCGCTCACCAAGTGGCCTAAGAGCTACACGGTAAAATACCTGTTGCATCAGGAAGAGATTCCCGTGCCCGCATCGCGTCGCCCTTGGAACAGATTCATCACCATCAAAGGTGCTCGTATGAACAACCTGAAGGGTATCGATGTAAAGATACCTCTCAACGTGATGACGGTGGTAACAGGTGTTTCAGGTTCTGGTAAGTCGAGCCTCATCAAAGGCATACTGTATCCAGCCATGCGACGCCGCATTGGCGAAGCTTGCGATGCACCAGGCGAATATCTGGGACTGGATGGCGACGTAGAGGCTATCAAGCATATTGAGTTTGTAGATCAGAACCCCATAGGTAAGAGCACACGCTCAAACCCTGCCACATATGTGAAAGCTTACGATGCCATTCGCGATCTGTATGCCCAGCAGCCACTGGCCAAGCAAATGGGCTTTACGCCACAATACTTCTCGTTCAACACCGATGGTGGACGTTGCGAGGAGTGTAAGGGTGCAGGAACCATCACGGTTGAGATGCAGTTCATGGCCGACCTGGTGCTGGAGTGCGAGGCTTGTCATGGTCATCGTTTTAAGAAGGAGATTCTGGATGTAAACTATCGTGGCAAGAGTGTTGATGATGTGCTGAATATGACCATCTCTGAAGCCATCACCTTCTTCGAAGAGGGTGGCGAGAACGTCATCGTTAAGCGTTTGAAGACGCTCGAGGATGTGGGCTTAGGCTACATCAAGCTGGGACAGAACTCATCGTCGCTCTCTGGTGGTGAGAACCAGCGTGTAAAACTGGCCTACTTTATCGGACAGGAGAAACAGGAGCCCACGCTCTTTATCTTCGACGAGCCTACCACAGGTCTGCATTTCCACGATATACAACGCCTGCTGAAAGCCTTCGAGGCCCTGATAGCACGAGGCCATACCATCCTGATTATTGAGCACAACATGGAGGTCATCAAATGTGCCGACCACGTGATAGACTTAGGACCGGATGGTGGCGACAAGGGTGGTAACCTAGTAATAGCAGGAACGCCCGAACAAGTGGTGGCATGCAAAGAGAGTCTGACAGGTAAATACCTGAAAGAAAAACTGGAATAA
- a CDS encoding response regulator transcription factor, with amino-acid sequence MNNRPKIAIIDPNTLSALGLKAILQNVMPIMTVDIFGSLSELQANEPESYFHYFTAMSVVVENMAFFTENKRKTIVLTLSLDTMSQLSDFKCLCVNVPEPELVRSLLMLEQHAHGKGEHLPPMPAILSQKILSDREIEVMSLIVQGYINKEIADKLNIGLATVITHRKNIMDKLGMKSVSALTIYAVMHGYVDINKI; translated from the coding sequence ATGAACAATAGACCCAAGATAGCTATCATCGACCCCAATACCCTCTCGGCATTGGGGTTGAAGGCTATTCTCCAGAACGTCATGCCCATCATGACGGTTGACATATTCGGATCGTTATCAGAACTTCAAGCCAACGAGCCCGAGAGTTATTTCCACTACTTTACTGCCATGTCGGTAGTGGTGGAGAACATGGCATTCTTTACAGAGAACAAGCGCAAAACTATCGTGCTCACGTTGTCGCTCGACACCATGTCGCAACTGTCAGATTTTAAATGTCTGTGTGTAAACGTGCCCGAACCCGAGTTGGTACGCTCGTTACTGATGCTGGAGCAGCACGCTCATGGCAAAGGCGAGCATCTGCCACCCATGCCAGCTATCTTGAGTCAGAAAATCCTGTCGGATCGCGAAATCGAAGTGATGTCGCTGATTGTACAGGGATATATCAACAAGGAGATTGCCGACAAGCTGAACATCGGCTTGGCAACGGTGATTACCCATCGCAAAAACATCATGGACAAACTGGGCATGAAGAGTGTTTCGGCACTTACCATCTATGCTGTGATGCATGGCTATGTTGACATCAACAAAATTTAG
- a CDS encoding tagaturonate reductase has product MKPLNKQFAPKSVMPEKVIQFGEGNFLRAFVDWIIWNMDQKTDFNGSVVVVQPIEKGMVDWLNAQDCLYHVNLQGRENGKPVNTLERIDVISRALNPYTQNAAFMALADQPEIRFVISNTTEAGIAFDPSCKLEDAPASSYPGKLVQLLYRRYQTFNGDKTKGLIIFPCELIFLNGHVLKDCIYKYIELWNLGDDFKKWFEEACGVYATLVDRIVPGFPRKEIAEIQEKISYRDNLVVQAENFHLWVIEAPKEVAEEFPADKAGLHVLFVPSEEPYHKRKVTLLNGPHTVLSPVAFLSGVNIVRDACNHEVIGKYIHKVQFEELMQTLDLPMDELEKFAGDVLERFDNPYVDHQVTSIMLNSFPKFQARDLPGVKTFLERKGELPKGLVFGLAAIITYYKGGKREDGVEIVPNDDQKIMDLLKELWATGDTQKVTDGVLGAEFIWQEDLNKVPGLNAMVKQDLDLIKSVGMLEAVKSIL; this is encoded by the coding sequence ATGAAACCACTAAACAAACAGTTTGCTCCTAAGAGCGTTATGCCTGAAAAGGTTATTCAGTTTGGCGAAGGAAACTTCCTCCGTGCATTTGTTGATTGGATTATCTGGAACATGGACCAGAAGACCGACTTCAACGGTTCGGTTGTTGTGGTTCAGCCTATCGAGAAAGGTATGGTTGACTGGCTGAATGCTCAGGACTGTCTGTACCATGTAAATCTGCAGGGTCGCGAGAACGGCAAGCCCGTTAACACCCTGGAGCGTATTGATGTGATTAGTCGTGCTTTGAACCCATATACCCAGAATGCCGCTTTCATGGCTCTGGCCGATCAGCCTGAGATTCGTTTCGTTATCTCGAACACAACCGAGGCTGGTATTGCTTTCGATCCCTCATGCAAACTCGAGGATGCACCTGCAAGCAGCTACCCAGGAAAGCTGGTTCAGCTGTTGTACCGTCGTTATCAGACTTTCAACGGCGACAAGACCAAGGGACTGATTATATTCCCTTGCGAGCTGATTTTCCTGAACGGCCACGTGCTCAAGGATTGCATTTATAAGTATATCGAGCTGTGGAACCTTGGCGACGACTTCAAGAAGTGGTTCGAGGAGGCTTGTGGCGTATATGCTACCCTCGTTGACCGTATCGTACCAGGATTCCCACGCAAGGAGATTGCCGAGATTCAGGAGAAGATTTCGTATCGCGACAACCTGGTAGTACAGGCCGAGAACTTCCACCTGTGGGTAATCGAGGCACCAAAAGAGGTTGCCGAGGAGTTCCCCGCTGACAAGGCTGGCTTGCACGTACTCTTTGTTCCATCAGAGGAGCCCTACCACAAGCGTAAGGTTACCCTGCTGAATGGTCCTCACACCGTATTGAGCCCTGTAGCATTCCTGAGTGGTGTTAACATCGTACGCGATGCCTGCAACCACGAGGTAATCGGCAAATATATCCACAAAGTTCAGTTTGAAGAGCTGATGCAGACACTCGACCTGCCTATGGACGAGCTCGAGAAGTTTGCTGGCGACGTACTGGAGCGTTTCGACAACCCATATGTTGACCACCAGGTAACCAGCATCATGCTGAACTCTTTCCCCAAGTTCCAGGCTCGCGACCTGCCCGGCGTAAAGACATTCCTGGAGCGCAAGGGCGAGCTGCCTAAGGGATTGGTATTCGGTCTGGCTGCTATCATCACCTACTACAAGGGTGGTAAGCGCGAGGATGGCGTTGAGATTGTTCCAAACGACGACCAGAAGATTATGGACCTGCTGAAGGAGCTCTGGGCAACAGGCGACACACAGAAGGTTACCGATGGTGTGCTGGGCGCCGAGTTCATCTGGCAGGAGGACCTGAACAAGGTTCCTGGTCTGAACGCTATGGTGAAGCAGGATCTCGACCTCATTAAGAGCGTAGGCATGCTCGAGGCCGTGAAGAGTATTCTTTAA